TAAATTCTCGGTCGCTAGTAGGTTCGAAAAACCAAGAACATCGAGATAAGCAATCAATCGATTTTCTGCTATCTTCATGATTTCATTTCCTCTGCCCGAAGGGCCAATCTAACATTTGCTTAACCTGTAATTCCGGCCCGAAGGGATTGGCGCACTTTTTGCCGAGCGCAGCGACTGCAAAAAGTGTGACAAAAGGAATTATCAGGTTGAAGCAGTTGTTGGACGTCTTACTTTTTTATAATTTCCTTACGCTTTTCTTCAACCATACGTATTATACTACCAAAATCAAAGAGTATATCAAATCCATTGTTTATACCCATACGCCTAGCATAAACTCTAACTTTATACTCAAGTGTACCTGTTCTATCTGAAATAGAAAAATATTTCCATACGGGTAAATTATCTTTAATTAACACACGAAAATCTTCATTTTTATCAAGTGTATAAAGTAAGTTAATTACTTCATTGACATAAATATGATCTTCCTTACGTGATACACTTGTAAAATATAGATCTGATGCCTTTCTATTTCCTGTTACATCCAATGTGCAAAGAATTGAATACTCATATTCATCGGAAAAACTTACTGAATCAATATTAAGGAAAAAAGCACCATCTTTTTCACCACTATCCAGAGACCAATCTGTTAGGTATTTATCTACCTTTACTCGATTTAGATTTATATCAGTATTTCGTAATAAATTATCTTGTAATTGTCTTATAGCCTTTTGGAAGTCAGATCTAAAATCTGCGTAATACTTATCTCTTAAAAATAGAGGTATCTGACAATCTTCAAGAAGTACAGGTATTGTTACAACTCGTTTTTCTTCTAATTCTCGTAACAAGCCAGCTGTTAATTCTTTTTTACACCATTCAGATTCAACAGATTTTTTAGATAACATTATTAACAATACAGATGCTTCAGAAATTGCATCCTGTACTTTTTGAATTAATGAATCGCCGAAATTTAGTTGCCATTTATCAATCCAAACATGGAGATTTTCTTTAACTAAATACTTTGCAATTTTTTCAACGATTTTTGAATCTTCATGGGAATAACTTATAAACACTGACACTATTTCCTCCTGCGCCGAAGGCGTCCGTCCAACATTTGCTTAACCTGCAATTCCGGCCCGAAGGGCTTGGCGCACTTTTTGCTGAGCGTTCCCCAGCGTAGCTGGGGCGCGACCGCAAAAAGTGTGACAATAGGAATTGTCAGGTTAAAGCAGTTGTTAGCCGATTTTTCATATTAAATTGTAGAATGATTCTTAATTATGTGATTAAAATATTATTTAAACAAATTATCTAAGTTATTATCTCTATCTATTTAAATCCAGTCATTTATAATTCCAAGGAAGCAGAATTTATAAATATGATATTTATTTCAATATTGGTATATTGAAATGATAGTTCCTAAAATGTTTTCTCTTTATTTCCTATTCTT
The DNA window shown above is from Spirochaetota bacterium and carries:
- a CDS encoding toll/interleukin-1 receptor domain-containing protein codes for the protein MSVFISYSHEDSKIVEKIAKYLVKENLHVWIDKWQLNFGDSLIQKVQDAISEASVLLIMLSKKSVESEWCKKELTAGLLRELEEKRVVTIPVLLEDCQIPLFLRDKYYADFRSDFQKAIRQLQDNLLRNTDINLNRVKVDKYLTDWSLDSGEKDGAFFLNIDSVSFSDEYEYSILCTLDVTGNRKASDLYFTSVSRKEDHIYVNEVINLLYTLDKNEDFRVLIKDNLPVWKYFSISDRTGTLEYKVRVYARRMGINNGFDILFDFGSIIRMVEEKRKEIIKK